One window from the genome of Pandoraea fibrosis encodes:
- a CDS encoding VOC family protein, translated as MSQLPAPVLDHVVINVKGELDPSVDVYRRLGFALTERGHHSLGTSNHLAIFGENYLELLGYEAGKSTARPDVTQAPLGLTGLVFKTQDSQGLFAELQARGIGVETPAEFFRPVRLPDGTTQDARFRTVRLASELVRNGRTFFCHHFTPEHVWRDEWRDHPNGVTDIVGFVIASPNPAVTAALYDRVFGPGVLAATGTLGYSLTAGRARVQFVTPAEAEQRFGKVETTDDGSERNVALVLRTRSLTQTQATLRENGVPWTPLPDGSVLVAAADGFHVALQFVEGDGA; from the coding sequence ATGAGTCAGCTTCCCGCACCGGTTCTCGATCACGTTGTCATCAACGTCAAAGGCGAACTCGACCCCTCGGTGGACGTTTACCGTCGGCTGGGCTTCGCCCTCACAGAACGTGGCCATCACTCGCTCGGCACGAGCAACCATCTGGCCATCTTCGGGGAAAACTACCTCGAACTGCTCGGTTACGAGGCAGGCAAGTCGACCGCACGCCCCGACGTTACCCAAGCCCCGCTAGGCCTGACAGGTCTCGTGTTCAAGACGCAGGACTCGCAGGGTCTGTTCGCCGAATTGCAGGCGCGCGGTATCGGCGTGGAAACGCCCGCCGAATTCTTCCGCCCCGTGCGGCTGCCGGACGGCACCACACAAGACGCCCGCTTCCGTACCGTGCGTCTGGCCAGCGAGCTGGTGCGCAACGGCCGCACCTTCTTCTGCCACCACTTCACGCCCGAACATGTCTGGCGCGACGAATGGCGCGACCATCCGAACGGCGTGACCGACATCGTCGGCTTCGTGATTGCATCGCCGAACCCGGCGGTCACGGCCGCGCTTTATGACCGTGTCTTCGGCCCCGGTGTCCTCGCCGCCACGGGCACGTTGGGCTATTCGCTCACGGCCGGCCGCGCCCGCGTGCAGTTCGTCACGCCCGCCGAGGCCGAGCAGCGCTTTGGCAAGGTCGAAACGACGGATGACGGCAGCGAGCGCAATGTCGCCCTTGTCCTGCGCACACGCTCGCTCACCCAGACACAAGCCACGCTGCGTGAGAACGGCGTGCCCTGGACCCCGCTGCCCGATGGCTCCGTTCTCGTGGCTGCCGCCGATGGCTTCCACGTTGCGCTCCAGTTTGTCGAAGGAGACGGCGCATGA
- a CDS encoding transporter substrate-binding domain-containing protein, with amino-acid sequence MKTWSRRSFVKATLASSAALALPALPTLAHAEGGTLADIRKRGKLTVGTEAAYEPFEFVENGQVVGYGHDVLELMAAKLGVKLEQMNLPFQGLLPGLMSHKFDFVATSVGITPERAKRFAFSQPVGVVRSVLMVRADDVAIKQDMDIAGKTIGTQMGSSSQPVADEFEKELKEKTGKGYAGTRLFQAYPDVSNALANKTIDVALMPSNIAAVQMRRQPNVFRIASAIGQPKLLAWVANPNDLEIRKFINDSLDEFRANGKLAALQKKWFGAPMDTPRENYLPQGAI; translated from the coding sequence ATGAAGACCTGGTCCAGACGATCCTTTGTAAAGGCGACGCTTGCATCGAGCGCCGCATTGGCGTTGCCGGCACTGCCGACGCTCGCGCATGCCGAAGGCGGCACGCTGGCGGACATCAGGAAGCGCGGCAAACTCACCGTCGGTACCGAAGCGGCCTACGAGCCGTTCGAGTTCGTCGAAAACGGTCAGGTGGTCGGTTATGGGCATGACGTGCTGGAACTGATGGCCGCGAAGCTCGGTGTGAAGCTCGAGCAGATGAATCTGCCGTTTCAGGGGTTGCTGCCGGGCCTGATGTCGCACAAGTTCGATTTCGTCGCGACGAGCGTGGGCATCACGCCGGAGCGCGCCAAGCGTTTCGCTTTCAGTCAGCCCGTGGGGGTCGTGCGCTCGGTCCTGATGGTGCGCGCCGACGATGTGGCGATCAAGCAGGACATGGACATTGCCGGCAAGACCATCGGCACCCAAATGGGCTCGTCGTCGCAACCGGTGGCCGACGAATTCGAGAAGGAACTGAAGGAGAAGACGGGCAAGGGCTATGCGGGCACGCGATTGTTCCAGGCGTACCCGGATGTCTCGAACGCGCTCGCCAACAAAACGATCGACGTGGCGTTGATGCCGTCGAATATCGCTGCCGTTCAGATGCGCAGGCAGCCGAACGTTTTCCGCATCGCCAGCGCCATCGGGCAGCCGAAGTTGCTCGCCTGGGTCGCCAATCCCAACGATCTGGAGATTCGCAAGTTCATCAACGACTCGCTCGACGAGTTTCGCGCGAACGGCAAACTGGCGGCGCTGCAGAAGAAATGGTTCGGCGCTCCGATGGATACGCCGCGAGAGAACTATCTCCCGCAAGGTGCCATTTGA
- a CDS encoding amino acid ABC transporter permease encodes MFDWLGMGGVIAPFLEGVVSGTAITLAASAGAFVIGLALGIVLLLARISPFAPLRGLVVLWVSLIRGTPALIHMLIAYYMVPALFDISISPITAGIAALACNTSAYIVEILRGALGTISHGQRAAAYAMGMRATQVWTHILLPQVIYRAIPPLTSEFTILLKASSLMSIIAVPELATVARNATLQTDLPLQVFAITAAVYFVLLFCISAASRIGERRVSRMLPHGH; translated from the coding sequence ATGTTCGACTGGCTCGGTATGGGCGGCGTGATCGCTCCGTTTCTCGAAGGTGTGGTTTCGGGAACGGCAATCACCCTGGCGGCGTCGGCCGGTGCTTTCGTGATCGGTCTGGCGCTCGGCATCGTGCTGTTGCTCGCGCGCATCTCGCCGTTCGCGCCGTTGCGTGGGCTCGTCGTCTTATGGGTGAGCCTGATTCGTGGCACGCCGGCGCTGATTCACATGCTGATCGCGTACTACATGGTGCCGGCGTTGTTCGACATCTCGATCTCACCCATCACGGCCGGGATCGCCGCGCTTGCCTGCAACACGAGTGCCTACATCGTCGAGATTCTGCGCGGTGCGCTCGGCACGATCTCGCACGGACAACGGGCAGCCGCTTACGCAATGGGCATGCGCGCCACGCAGGTCTGGACGCACATCCTGTTGCCGCAGGTCATCTATCGCGCCATTCCGCCGCTGACCAGCGAGTTCACGATTCTGCTCAAGGCGTCGTCGCTGATGTCGATCATTGCCGTGCCGGAACTGGCGACCGTGGCGCGCAATGCCACGTTGCAGACCGACCTGCCGTTACAGGTGTTCGCGATCACCGCCGCCGTCTATTTCGTCCTGCTGTTCTGTATTTCGGCCGCCTCGCGGATTGGCGAGCGCCGGGTTTCGAGGATGCTGCCCCATGGCCATTGA
- a CDS encoding M14 family metallopeptidase has translation MSGQPTWWQAFGVDYADARQRFRAAADRAGASLSTYVHPDAKAPDGGELSIDVARLGPAHAPHQLLAISGTHGLEGGAGSAVQTAWLTHAAKSLPADVAVTFVHALNPYGFAHATRTTENNVDLNRNFIDHDRAHPVNVHYASLHAHLIPAEWTTDGLAQSALAIDAFRSEHGPDALFNTLASGQYTHADGLIYGGRAREWSNVTLQTIVERDLSQAQRIGLIDWHTGIGEYGEPFFLCFNAQASIEQREAARWWGAERVLDQRPHGLRRPDYQGLVFRGVEQFSQGRPVIGAVVEFGTRGANASVANRLDQWLRSHAKAHPDATRDRQLRADVLDAFVPVSSVWRSSVLTHGLQITAQALQGLATAA, from the coding sequence ATGAGCGGTCAACCGACCTGGTGGCAGGCGTTCGGCGTCGACTATGCCGACGCACGCCAGCGCTTTCGCGCCGCCGCCGACCGCGCCGGGGCCAGCCTGAGCACTTATGTGCACCCCGACGCCAAAGCACCGGATGGGGGCGAGTTAAGCATCGACGTCGCCCGACTCGGCCCGGCCCACGCGCCGCATCAACTCCTTGCGATCAGCGGCACACACGGCCTCGAAGGCGGCGCCGGCTCCGCCGTGCAGACCGCCTGGCTCACGCACGCGGCCAAGTCGCTGCCCGCCGACGTCGCCGTGACCTTCGTGCATGCGCTCAATCCCTATGGCTTCGCGCACGCAACACGCACGACCGAAAACAACGTCGATCTGAACCGCAACTTCATCGATCACGACCGCGCACATCCCGTCAACGTGCATTACGCGTCGCTGCACGCGCATCTGATTCCCGCCGAGTGGACCACCGACGGTCTCGCACAAAGCGCGCTCGCCATCGACGCGTTTCGCAGCGAGCACGGCCCGGACGCGCTGTTCAATACCCTAGCCAGCGGCCAGTACACCCATGCGGACGGCCTCATCTACGGCGGACGCGCACGCGAATGGTCGAACGTCACGTTGCAGACCATTGTCGAGCGCGATCTGTCGCAAGCGCAGCGCATCGGTCTGATCGACTGGCATACGGGCATCGGCGAGTATGGCGAACCGTTCTTCCTGTGCTTTAACGCGCAGGCCAGCATCGAGCAACGCGAAGCCGCACGCTGGTGGGGCGCAGAGCGAGTGCTCGATCAGCGCCCGCATGGACTGCGCCGCCCTGACTATCAGGGACTGGTGTTCCGTGGTGTCGAGCAGTTTTCGCAAGGACGGCCGGTGATCGGTGCGGTGGTGGAGTTCGGCACACGAGGGGCAAACGCGAGCGTCGCGAACCGTCTCGACCAATGGCTGCGCTCACACGCCAAGGCGCACCCCGACGCCACGCGTGATCGCCAGTTACGAGCCGACGTTCTCGATGCCTTCGTGCCCGTGTCGTCCGTCTGGCGCAGCAGCGTGCTCACGCATGGGTTGCAGATCACGGCGCAAGCATTGCAAGGACTTGCCACGGCGGCTTGA
- a CDS encoding LysR family transcriptional regulator, translating to MANRDFSERDLRSLRIFCAVAQASGFAAAEKQLNMSKASISRHIREVEETLGTRLCERGPSGFVLTHAGKVALELARDALKSLERIRPEIDAVRGVLSGTLSIGMVEHIVSDVGCHIPEALAALKAQAPDVKVELTVMTFNELDLALRERRVQIAIRGMYRREAGFHYQPLFIERHQLYVARHRIKDASTLPLVYRTQPFVHEALHSLGLTRGPTASGLEAVAMLVLSGHYVGLLPQYYAASFPKRYALARVPSGPEYENAISAITEASRPRTRALDLFLDLLAQFHTKV from the coding sequence GTGGCAAATCGTGATTTCAGCGAGCGGGACCTGCGATCGCTGCGCATCTTCTGTGCGGTAGCGCAGGCCAGCGGTTTCGCTGCGGCGGAAAAGCAGTTGAATATGTCGAAGGCCTCGATCAGCCGCCACATCCGTGAGGTCGAGGAGACGCTGGGCACACGCCTTTGCGAGCGCGGCCCATCGGGGTTCGTGCTCACTCACGCGGGCAAGGTCGCGCTGGAACTGGCGCGCGACGCGCTCAAGTCGCTGGAGCGAATTCGTCCCGAAATCGACGCCGTGCGAGGGGTTTTGTCAGGCACCCTGTCCATCGGCATGGTGGAGCACATCGTGTCCGACGTCGGCTGTCACATTCCGGAGGCGCTGGCTGCGCTCAAGGCACAGGCGCCCGACGTGAAGGTCGAGCTGACCGTCATGACGTTCAACGAACTCGATCTCGCGTTGCGCGAGCGCCGGGTGCAGATCGCCATTCGCGGCATGTACCGCCGCGAGGCGGGATTTCATTACCAGCCGCTGTTCATCGAGCGTCATCAGTTATACGTGGCGCGTCACCGGATCAAGGACGCATCCACGCTGCCGCTCGTGTATCGCACCCAGCCATTTGTCCATGAAGCCCTGCACTCGCTGGGCTTGACGCGCGGGCCCACGGCGTCGGGACTGGAGGCAGTGGCCATGCTGGTACTGTCGGGACATTACGTCGGGCTGCTGCCGCAGTATTACGCGGCGTCGTTTCCGAAGCGCTATGCGCTCGCACGGGTGCCGTCAGGCCCGGAATACGAAAACGCGATCAGCGCAATCACGGAAGCCTCGCGCCCGAGAACCCGTGCCCTTGACCTCTTTCTCGATCTGCTCGCCCAGTTCCATACGAAGGTCTGA